Part of the Streptomyces sp. NBC_00457 genome, TGCGTGCTTTCCTCACCGTCGCCGAGGAGCTGCACTTCACCCGCGCCGCGGCCCGGCTCTACGTCGCCCAGCAGGCGCTCAGTCGTGATGTACGTCGCCTGGAGCGGGAGTTGGGCGCCGAACTGTTCGTACGGACCACGCGCCAGGTGACGCTGACGGCCGACGGTGAGCGGCTGGTGCCGTACGCGCGTCGGGTGCTGGCGGCGCAGGAGGCGCTGCTGTCGGCGTTCGGGCAGGCCAGGCCGCTACTGGTGGACCTGAACTCGCCGGGTCTCGTCACCGGCCGCCGAGTGCTGCACCGGGCGCGGGAACTCGCCCCCGAGCAGGAGCTGATGGCCCGCTTCGAGAGCGGGCTGACCGGCGCGGCGGGGGAGTTGATCGCGGGCCGGCTGGACGCGTCGTTCGGGCGGTACGCGGGGCTGGACCCGGCGCTGCGGGCCCAGCTCGACCATCAGCCGGTGCGGTACGAGCCGATGGCGGTCGTTCTGCCCGAGGACCACCGGTTGGCCGGAAATGAGACAGTGCCACTCGAAGCGCTTGCGGGCGAGACCGTGTACGCGGGCGCCGGAAATCCACGGACACCGGAGTGGACCGATCTTGCCCGCCGGCTTTTCGAGGGGCGCGGCATCCAGGTCGCCGCGCCCGCTCCGCTTGCGGTGGGTGACGAGGAGTTCCAGCGGATCATGGCCAAGATGCGTAACCCGATCCTCGCCGTGGTGGATTTTCCGGCCATGCCTTCGACGGTAGTACGGCCCCTTGTGGACCCTGTTCCCCTCTCGCTCGTCAGTTTGGTGTGGCGAAAGGGGCTGGTGCACCCCGGATTCGACGCACTTCGACGGGCCGCGGCTCAGCTGGCCGGCGAGGAGGGGTGGCTGGTGAGACCCGTCGGGGGATGGATTCCAGCCATTGACGTGGACACAGTAAGTACGCATTTCTGACACCTGCCGAACATGGATCCTCCTCGGTGCGCTACATTCATGCCCTGAGCACGGTGTGGTAAGGGGGGCGCTCGGAGCGGGTGGGGGCCCGGTTCGGTCGACTGGTGCTCGGAGTCGTGCGCGCCCAGAACGGTCCGTGGGGGGATGTGCGTGCGCGTGAAAAATTGGCGGGAAGACGCCCAACCGGAGTGGCCCGATGCGGCTTCCGGGACTCGGGAGTTGTCGGTGACCATGGGGGACGGACGGGGTTCTTCCGGTTCCTCGGGTACTTCGGGCCCCTCGGGTTCTACCGGTTTCTTCGGTGCCTCCGGTCCTTCGGGTTCCTCCGGCTCCTCAGTTTCCTCCGGTTCGTCCGGTCCTTCGACGTCATCCGCTGTCCCGGCCGACGAGACCGAGGTGCTTCCGCCCATCCGCAAGAGAGCGCTTCAGTCGCCCGCTTCCGGGACCGTGCCCCCGCGCGACCCGTGGGCCGAGTCCGGCGAGACGGACGGGCACACCCATGACCCGCACGAGGTGACGGTCCAGCTCGACGGCATAGGGCTGCAGCTCGACAACCTGCGGCTGCACGCGGCGAAGGGCGGACCGTCCGGCGCGGGCGGCTCCTCTTCCACGTCCCCCGCTTCGGACGGACCGGTGTTCGTCGACGAGTCGGGCCGCCGCAGCCGCAGGTACCGCCGGATCGGCATGGCCGTGGGCATCGCCTGCGCGGTCTACGCCGTGGTCATCCTGGCCACCCTGATGTCCGGCAACTCCGAAGCGCCCTGGCTCCCCGTACCGGGCCAGAAGGACGAGCAGCCGGCCGGCAAGGTCGACTCCCCGCCGCTCCCCGCCCAGTCGGCGCAACCCACCGGCACCGGTCTCCTCTCACCCGGCGTGACCGAGTCCCCGGGAGCCGACGTGACGCCTTCCATCGGCGCCTCCGCCACCGCGCCCGGCGCCTCCGCCGGCGTCGTGGACCCCGGCACGTCCACCGACCCCGAGCCCTCGGCGACCCGGACGGCCCCGAACCCGGGCACCGGTCCGTCCGACGACCCCGCCGACCCGGAGCCGTCCGACGACCCGTCGGCCTCCGCATCGCCCGACCCGAGCCCGACCGGCGGCGGCGAGCCCTCCCCCTCGGCCAGTGCCTCCGCGACCGTCGACGCCCCCGGTGCGGTGGCCGACGGCGCGAGCGACCCGAACCCCGTCGCCCAGGAGCCGGGCGGCACCTCCGCTCCACCCTCGTCCCCGGAGAACATCACCTGATGGCATCCCGCACCCGCCGTCCCG contains:
- a CDS encoding LysR family transcriptional regulator, whose translation is MPAHLDPRLLRAFLTVAEELHFTRAAARLYVAQQALSRDVRRLERELGAELFVRTTRQVTLTADGERLVPYARRVLAAQEALLSAFGQARPLLVDLNSPGLVTGRRVLHRARELAPEQELMARFESGLTGAAGELIAGRLDASFGRYAGLDPALRAQLDHQPVRYEPMAVVLPEDHRLAGNETVPLEALAGETVYAGAGNPRTPEWTDLARRLFEGRGIQVAAPAPLAVGDEEFQRIMAKMRNPILAVVDFPAMPSTVVRPLVDPVPLSLVSLVWRKGLVHPGFDALRRAAAQLAGEEGWLVRPVGGWIPAIDVDTVSTHF